The Nicotiana sylvestris chromosome 6, ASM39365v2, whole genome shotgun sequence genomic sequence ccatctgtatttctcaaatctcttcataggcactgccataaattcaacacccctctccatcaattccgttgcagtTTCAGAtcgttcaacaaacctctccgccatctacttaaacgacatccgcaccatggttgtgacgggcaatcctcttgcctacttcaataacccgttgaaggactctgacatgtttgtagtaagaattccccatcgtctgccaccatccgcatgcaacgtccacttttcagggtcatgtcgcattaaccaacggtAGGCTACCtggtcttcttgcctgatagaatccatatgcctccggaatttatgctgttggtggtctgttgctgccatccacatcaaatcatgtagatccttgttgggatgtgccttctggaaattggccttaaagtgcctcacacagtaacggtggtatgcataaggttcttgccatgcaggcaagttctccacagaacttaatataccaccatgccgatcaaatattagacaaatacctaaacgctgtttgacaacgtgctctttcaggtggttcaaaaacagcgtccacgtctttgtgctttcattggcacaaacagcaaaagctagaggaaatatctgtccattagcatccactgccacggctatcaatagcttgatatcgtactttccatagacatgagttccgtctatggatattacgggccggcaatGCGAAAAATCATaaattgctggcttaaacgcccagaaaacgtaattgaatatgtatcCTAGTGTTCccggactctgctcaagcttccattcaacaactgtcccggggttaaagtgctgcattgcggccatgtactttggcagagatgcaaatgacttatcccaattaccgtagacaatttcaaacgctcgtttgcgcccgagaaatgcctttcttttcgtaatggtatggccatattcctggtggactgatgtaatgcactctttgattgtataccttatggacgcttcgaggtgcggaataagtataagagaaatcaagtcaatatccaagttgaagtgattcccgttgaatgtgtacatttcgcatgtgtgggtgggaatatATTTACCCATTTTCCAaatacctgtcttcttcttggtcgcacgcaacatccaattacatggccaaaaccacctgcgacaaacaaccttgtataccatcggacttgactcccatacctgcatctcacgacactcttttacgttgtgcattttatAAGCCTTACTTAAGCGCACTTTATCaagaaaaagcatcccctttgcaagcaccgttggtctagactcatcccacattgctgtacGAATTttatcaaaatcccttgtgagagcttccacatccgacatggttggcaagttatcaatataaggaatctcccttgaatgaaacaaCACTTTGGACTtgtacactcttcgtctaggggggtctctcttcaaatcaggtccttcctcctcatcctgctcatcaccatcctcacgaaaaaagggtgtctcgtctacggattcatcggcattgttatcgtaatcactgttctgttcctcactctgtgcatctgctaGATCCTGATGTAATATGTCGTTTTCGGTccattgagtgagtacgggtggttcaacttgctcgttttcactgcacaaccaacataaatataagctactgaattaataaatgctttccatatggctatatcacttcacttacaagtcgtaatgtgatgaaattccatgatggacgtttttaattaggtgatga encodes the following:
- the LOC138872185 gene encoding uncharacterized protein, with translation MENNSVGYSLPAQCHVKLPLTIEYDKLISLLCKKMSVRKRSVILKVTGRYLYSVTPQEFAFYSEINIDDDETLSDFLRTPDECREFLVITMLEMYVKVEDVPKNEIVRSKDNPQSSGGYSGAVFAGQVPDERVFLDLNLSPPANEQRENNLYPDFHNSQDEWGYRPDINFTSGPSGSHHLIKNVHHGISSHYDFENEQVEPPVLTQWTENDILHQDLADAQSEEQNSDYDNNADESVDETPFFREDGDEQDEEEGPDLKRDPPRRRVYKSKVLFHSREIPYIDNLPTMSDVEALTRDFDKIRTAMWDESRPTVLAKGMLFLDKVRLSKAYKMHNVKECREMQVWESSPMVYKVVCRRWFWPCNWMLRATKKKTGIWKMGKYIPTHTCEMYTFNGNHFNLDIDLISLILIPHLEASIRYTIKECITSVHQEYGHTITKRKAFLGRKRAFEIVYGNWDKSFASLPKYMAAMQHFNPGTVVEWKLEQSPGTLGYIFNYVFWAFKPAIYDFSHCRPVISIDGTHVYGKYDIKLLIAVAVDANGQIFPLAFAVCANESTKTWTLFLNHLKEHVVKQRLGICLIFDRHGGILSSVENLPAWQEPYAYHRYCVRHFKANFQKAHPNKDLHDLMWMAATDHQQHKFRRHMDSIRQEDQVAYRWLMRHDPEKWTLHADGGRRWGILTTNMSESFNGLLK